In Vanessa cardui chromosome 6, ilVanCard2.1, whole genome shotgun sequence, the following proteins share a genomic window:
- the LOC124530290 gene encoding piggyBac transposable element-derived protein 4-like, with protein sequence MNEWLRLLDFYDSDNDDNLNIDDLDSDILPIRLERNTAAEPACVNDLTAFQTKVLQAEDDANDRAVRDIIPDDSYTFNWSKDRQTFHGQREIFTGTSGPTFDVNVQTRPTDIFDKMFDVDFIDVICTETNRYAEQKIALLREQNQLSTHSRFNRWSPTDRNEMITFLTIQILQGLFPLPEEEAYFRFNGFGTFQYFSKIMSYNRFLLLKTMIHFADTQTLQDKTKLCKIRPILDYFNKKFSTLYMPSQVIAIDESLLKWHGRLSFAQKIKSKAAKVGVKTYELCDSASGYLWAFFVYTGKDTEVTADNTDGQVDQPDDEQPIDRPDNDETNNSLSTSFYNDRPTTATAKIVYDLIEPLLHRGHTLVMDNFYNSPLLLRCLKNQKTDCFGTLRLNREFLPDAVRHLKKTELRQGEVVATYCSDLSVLVWRDANIVSLISTYHNLQIETTDKYNRLTYKPSIVLDYNKTMGGIDRKDQFLSAQPVERVRNRVWYKKLFRRLYNVAIFNCFVIFSSVHRKISHRKFRTVLAEDLLKRHRQIDLTSESRHLNVRSNTTGQVVTTVNRPTVRHKTQARPIVDSNHFPVRTGSKNTCCWMCPKKTRTIWKCEECDVNLCIEGCFKAYHKP encoded by the coding sequence ATGAATGAGTGGTTGCGACTGCTTGACTTCTATGACAGTGACAATGATGACAACCTAAATATTGATGACTTGGACAGTGATATCCTCCCGATTAGATTGGAGCGTAACACTGCGGCTGAACCCGCATGCGTTAATGACTTAACTGCTTTTCAGACCAAAGTTTTACAGGCGGAAGATGACGCTAATGATCGAGCTGTACGTGACATTATCCCTGATGACAGTTACACTTTTAACTGGAgtaaagacagacagactttcCACGGTCAGCGTGAGATATTTACTGGAACGTCAGGACCAACTTTTGACGTTAATGTCCAGACTCGACCGACTGACATTTTCGACAAGATGTTCGACGTCGACTTTATCGATGTTATTTGCACAGAGACCAATCGGTACGCAGAGCAGAAGATAGCTTTGCTGCGAGAGCAGAATCAGCTATCCACTCACTCTCGGTTCAACCGGTGGTCTCCTACCGACAGAAACGAAATGATcacatttttaacaatacaaatCCTACAGGGCCTCTTTCCTTTACCGGAAGAAGAGGCATATTTTAGATTTAacgggtttggaacattccaatatttttcaaaaataatgtctTATAACAGATTTCTATTGTTAAAAACAATGATTCACTTTGCCGACACGCAGACATTACAGGACAAGACTAAACTATGTAAGATACGACCCATACtagattattttaacaaaaagttttcGACTCTGTACATGCCTTCGCAAGTGATAGCCATTGACGAATCACTCCTCAAATGGCACGGCAGGCTGAGTTTCGCCCAAAAGATAAAGTCCAAGGCCGCAAAAGTGGGTGTGAAAACATATGAGCTGTGTGATTCGGCTAGTGGCTATCTCTGGGCGTTTTTTGTGTACACAGGCAAAGACACAGAAGTGACTGCTGACAATACAGACGGACAGGTGGACCAACCAGACGACGAACAGCCGATTGACAGACCTGATAATGACGAGACGAATAACAGTCTATCGACGAGTTTTTACAATGACCGACCTACAACGGCTACTGCCAAGATTGTATACGACTTGATCGAGCCCCTGCTTCACCGTGGACATACATTAGTAATggacaatttttataatagtccTTTACTATTGAGATGTCTTAAAAATCAAAAGACAGACTGTTTTGGAACACTGAGACTCAATCGTGAATTCCTTCCTGACGCAGTGAGACACCTAAAAAAGACAGAATTGCGACAAGGTGAAGTAGTGGCCACGTACTGTTCTGATTTGTCCGTTTTGGTATGGCGAGATGCTAACATTGTGAGCTTGATCTCAACATATCATAACCTTCAAATTGAGACTACAGACAAATACAACAGACTGACTTATAAACCAAGCATAGTACTCGACTACAACAAGACCATGGGAGGAATAGACAGGAAAGATCAATTTCTGTCTGCTCAGCCCGTGGAACGTGTGAGGAACAGAGTTTGGTACAAAAAACTCTTCCGTAGACTGTACAATGTTGCAATTTTCAATTGCTTTGTGATATTTTCCAGTGTTCACCGGAAAATATCACATCGTAAGTTTCGGACTGTACTTGCGGAAGACTTACTGAAAAGACATCGACAAATAGATTTGACAAGTGAATCACGACATTTGAATGTCAGATCAAATACGACTGGACAAGTAGTGACGACTGTGAACCGACCTACCGTACGACATAAAACACAGGCCAGACCCATAGTTGACAGCAACCACTTTCCGGTTAGAACAGGATCAAAAAATACATGTTGCTGGATGTGTCCAAAAAAAACCAGGACTATTTGGAAGTGCGAAGAATGCGACGTCAATCTTTGCATCGAGGGTTGTTTTAAGGCCTATCATAAACCGTAG
- the LOC124530527 gene encoding uncharacterized protein LOC124530527: MPKTLKSGERRIVLKAKEFCEREKRNEAPLIPLRCVQARVAAITGVCEKTVTKITKEGEVAARTSTKVSTPRKSGPRPKRIDLDDFERCAIRHKIHEFYSVKKELPTLTKLLHEMKSEIDFKGSRTTLWRIMKEMGFYFKKCRSKRNVLMERPDIVAWRYRFLEVMRQNRIGNQCPVVYLDETYIHATYCAGKCWQSEKEQGALSSDSKGPRWIIVHAGGAMGFIPNAQLIFRSQSQAADYHDDMNQTNFNKWLSEKLIPNLPPQSIVVMDNASYHTVQVNKAPTMSSTKTEMQNWITSNDLSYLPTMIKAQLFEIIKEHRQPPVYEADRMLEEHGHKVVRLPPYHCDLNPIELIWSVLKRRIAEKNVGQEANKIVQITEEAFATITEADWRK, translated from the exons ATGCCCAAAACTTTGAAGAGTGGTGAAAGAAGAATCGTGTTGAAGGCGAAGGAATTTTGTGAACGAGAAAAACGTAATGAAGCCCCATTAATTCCTTTAAGATGTGTTCAGGCTCGTGTCGCCGCCATTACAG gtGTATGCGAAAAAACTGTTACCAAAATCACTAAAGAAGGAGAGGTAGCAGCCAGAACCTCGACTAAGGTTTCAACACCACGTAAAAGTGGTCCCCGGCCTAAAAGAATCGACCTGGATGACTTCGAGCGGTGCGCTATAAGACACAAAATTCATGAattttattctgtaaaaaaGGAATTGCCtactttaacaaaattattacatgAAATGAAAAGTGAGATAGATTTCAAAGGAAGTCGTACCACTTTGTGGAGAATAATGAAAGAGATGgggttttatttcaaaaaatgtaGATCGAAACGAAATGTCTTAATGGAGAGACCTGATATTGTTGCCTGGCGTTATCGATTCTTGGAAGTAATGCGCCAGAATCGTATCGGGAACCAATGCCCAGTAGTTTATTTGGACGAGACATATATACACGCAACATACTGCGCTGGAAAATGTTGGCAAAGCGAAAAAGAACAAGGTGCTTTGTCGTCAGACTCCAAAGGGCCACGATGGATTATCGTCCACGCGGGTGGTGCTATGGGTTTCATACCTAATGCTCAACTCATTTTCAGATCCCAATCACAAGCGGCCGATTATCATGATGACATGAACCAAACAAACTTTAATAAGTGGCTTAGTGAAAAATTGATACCAAATCTGCCTCCACAGTCAATTGTGGTGATGGATAATGCCTCTTATCATACAGTACAGGTCAATAAAGCTCCAACCATGTCAAGCACAAAGACTGAAATGCAAAACTGGATTACGAGTAATGATCTCTCATACTTGCCAACGATGATAAAAGCCcagttatttgaaattataaaagaacACCGACAGCCGCCTGTTTATGAGGCTGATAGGATGTTGGAAGAGCATGGGCATAAAGTAGTAAGGCTTCCACCTTACCATTGCGATTTAAATCCCATAGAACTCATATGGAGTGTCTTAAAAAGACGAATAGCTGAAAAAAACGTGGGACAAGAGGCCAATAAGATCGTCCAAATCACCGAGGAAGCCTTTGCAACGATCACTGAAGCAGATTGGAGAAAATAA
- the LOC124530416 gene encoding uncharacterized protein LOC124530416, which produces MSWTKARIQEWLTSKSVSFEATMVKANLIDIVRQHKREHSDKYVMDEMAMQHGIIVLRLSPYHCELNPIELVWAQAKGYVAKNNKTFKMAEVKKLFEEGLQHTTAEKWSSCIAHIIKEEDKMYGLDNMIDNVSDRFIINVTESDSDDFSSDDE; this is translated from the coding sequence ATGTCTTGGACTAAAGCTAGAATACAAGAATGGCTAACAAGCAAAAGTGTTTCATTTGAAGCAACAATGGTTAAAGCAAATCTTATAGACATTGTACGGCAGCACAAACGAGAACATTCCGACAAGTATGTTATGGACGAGATGGCAATGCAGCATGGGATAATTGTTTTACGTCTGTCCCCATACCACTGTGAGCTCAATCCCATTGAATTGGTATGGGCGCAGGCTAAAGGATAcgttgcaaaaaataataaaactttcaaaatgGCAGAAGTAAAGAAACTTTTTGAAGAAGGACTTCAACATACCACGGCTGAAAAATGGAGTAGCTGCATTGCTCATATAATTAAAGAAGAGGATAAAATGTATGGTCTCGACAACATGATCGACAATGTTTCAGATAGATTTATCATTAATGTCACCGAAAGTGATAGTGATGATTTCTCATCTGATgatgaataa
- the LOC124530408 gene encoding uncharacterized protein LOC124530408 — translation MDQLQKSIEQLATMFTAQMNEFQREVRASIPAASPSSNINAQFSAFRTFVMTALENLQVQLQILSRQQEEMEVRSRRNILLFHGVPQVNNEDPAEIVCKILNERLSLAEVTVSNIKRCHRLGRSNNSDKHRAICVKFFDQGLRNKIWYGKSKLKGSGITLSEFLTKGRHEAFVAARKRFGVSRSWTKDGCVVVVGPDGKHHRVVTVAEVNAIPEVVGSVNSAGDAVSAEPASFTQVGVRKQTSVASITPKPSVRPRKPYRK, via the coding sequence ATGGATCAGCTCCAGAAATCGATCGAGCAGCTAGCTACAATGTTCACAGCTCAAATGAATGAGTTCCAGAGGGAAGTTCGGGCATCTATTCCTGCAGCTAGTCCGTCATCTAATATAAATGCGCAATTTAGTGCATTCAGAACTTTTGTGATGACGGCGCTGGAGAACTTGCAGGTGCAGCTTCAGATTCTCTCCAGGCAGCAAGAGGAAATGGAAGTTCGATCCAGAAGAAACATCTTGCTTTTTCACGGTGTGCCCCAGGTCAACAATGAAGATCCAGCTGAGATTGTGTGCAAGATATTGAATGAGCGGCTATCCTTGGCAGAAGTCACAGTCAGCAATATCAAGAGGTGCCATCGCTTGGGTCGTTCAAATAATAGTGACAAGCATCGTGCCATCTGCGTTAAATTCTTTGATCAGGGGCTCCGCAACAAGATATGGTACGGCAAATCCAAATTAAAGGGCAGCGGTATCACATTATCCGAATTTCTGACGAAGGGCCGGCACGAAGCATTTGTTGCGGCTCGTAAACGGTTCGGGGTATCACGCAGCTGGACGAAAGACGGCTGTGTTGTTGTGGTCGGTCCTGACGGTAAGCACCATCGTGTCGTCACAGTGGCTGAAGTCAACGCTATTCCGGAGGTGGTTGGCAGCGTCAACAGTGCAGGTGACGCCGTGTCAGCCGAACCGGCATCCTTCACGCAGGTGGGAGTACGGAAGCAGACCTCAGTGGCTTCGATTACCCCGAAACCAAGTGTTAGGCCCAGAAAGCCCTACAGAAAATAG